Proteins co-encoded in one Streptomyces sp. NBC_01723 genomic window:
- the dcd gene encoding dCTP deaminase → MLLSDRDLHTAIADGQLGISPFDEAMLQTASIDVRLDASFRVFENHRHAFIDPARRQDDLARLVEVPAGEAFVLHPGEFVLGSTLERVSLPDTLAARLEGKSSLGRLGLITHSTAGFIDPGFEGHVTLELSNLATLPIKLWPGMKIGQICVFALSSPAEYPYGSEVRGSRYQGQRGPTASRSWQNFHRTDLPG, encoded by the coding sequence GTGCTCCTTTCCGACAGAGACCTCCACACGGCGATAGCCGACGGCCAGCTGGGCATCAGCCCGTTCGACGAGGCGATGCTTCAGACCGCCAGTATCGACGTCCGCCTGGACGCCTCGTTCCGGGTCTTCGAGAATCACCGGCACGCCTTCATCGATCCCGCCCGACGGCAGGACGACCTGGCGCGGCTGGTGGAGGTTCCGGCGGGGGAGGCGTTCGTGTTGCATCCGGGGGAGTTCGTGTTGGGGTCGACGTTGGAGCGGGTGTCGTTGCCGGACACGCTCGCGGCCCGGCTGGAGGGGAAGAGCTCGCTCGGCAGGTTGGGGCTGATCACGCACTCCACGGCGGGGTTCATCGACCCGGGGTTCGAGGGGCACGTAACCCTGGAGCTCAGCAATCTCGCCACCTTGCCGATCAAGCTGTGGCCGGGCATGAAGATCGGGCAGATCTGCGTGTTCGCTCTGTCGTCCCCCGCGGAGTACCCGTACGGGAGCGAGGTGCGCGGCTCCCGATATCAGGGTCAACGCGGGCCGACCGCGTCCCGGTCCTGGCAGAACTTCCACCGCACGGATCTGCCCGGATAG
- a CDS encoding sigma-70 family RNA polymerase sigma factor produces MTTPPGPFENLKHLAEQGDPVQRAKDVSTALQAIPELQHWLREIRQGAVQEMRAEGASHADVGKAIGVSRARAQQIAEGRTTGKRAVADQDGSQENRS; encoded by the coding sequence ATGACCACACCGCCGGGCCCATTCGAGAACCTGAAGCACCTTGCCGAGCAAGGCGACCCCGTTCAGCGCGCCAAGGACGTCAGCACCGCCCTCCAGGCCATCCCCGAGCTACAGCACTGGCTACGCGAGATCCGGCAGGGCGCCGTGCAGGAGATGCGTGCCGAGGGGGCAAGTCACGCCGACGTCGGCAAGGCGATCGGTGTCAGCCGCGCCCGGGCTCAGCAGATCGCCGAAGGGCGGACGACGGGGAAGCGCGCCGTGGCGGACCAGGACGGCTCACAGGAGAATCGCTCCTGA
- a CDS encoding DUF6011 domain-containing protein, which produces MADRRQETLLIDPGGRARIWCRDCGRELTDPISRQRRLGAECDPEPRTGYDRHDVDQDPIPGL; this is translated from the coding sequence ATGGCCGACAGACGGCAGGAGACGCTGCTCATCGACCCCGGCGGCCGCGCCCGCATCTGGTGCCGCGATTGCGGCCGGGAGTTGACGGACCCCATCAGCCGGCAGCGCCGACTCGGCGCGGAATGCGATCCCGAACCGCGGACCGGCTACGACCGGCACGACGTCGACCAGGACCCGATACCCGGCCTGTAA
- a CDS encoding N-acetylmuramoyl-L-alanine amidase, whose amino-acid sequence MATPLSAAAFLAALKAEGCKAVEYRSWRSHNRNHVGSWGPVNGVMIHHTVSSGEDNSVALCYNGHANLPGPLCHTVGGKSGKLYMVSAGRANHAGSGDDDVLRAVTNETALPADNEANTDGNSRFYGLEIVNLGNGKDQYPAVQYDAAVRWAAALCRAHGWGAGSVIGHKEWQPGKIDPYGPVEGRGSFDMTAFRRDVAERLKHPASWSAGSSNTTKPPAQQEEDPMAGFSKKDIYNAVWETDAVAAPADAPDIKTNKTWQPQSYLRSIYNSVVGLPKVLDALRKDVAALRADVANLKKES is encoded by the coding sequence ATGGCCACGCCCCTGTCCGCGGCCGCGTTCCTTGCAGCCCTGAAGGCCGAAGGCTGCAAGGCAGTCGAATACCGGTCGTGGCGCAGCCACAACCGCAACCACGTGGGCTCCTGGGGGCCCGTCAACGGCGTCATGATCCACCACACGGTGTCCTCCGGTGAGGACAACTCGGTCGCCCTCTGCTACAACGGCCACGCCAACCTGCCCGGACCGCTCTGTCACACCGTCGGCGGCAAGTCCGGGAAGCTGTACATGGTCTCCGCCGGCCGCGCCAACCACGCCGGATCCGGAGACGACGACGTCCTCCGCGCGGTCACCAACGAGACCGCCCTGCCCGCCGACAACGAGGCCAACACCGACGGCAACTCCCGCTTCTACGGCCTGGAGATCGTCAACCTCGGCAACGGCAAGGACCAGTACCCGGCCGTCCAGTACGACGCCGCCGTCCGCTGGGCGGCCGCCCTGTGCCGCGCCCACGGATGGGGCGCCGGATCCGTCATCGGCCACAAGGAATGGCAGCCCGGAAAGATCGACCCCTATGGGCCGGTCGAGGGCCGCGGCAGCTTCGACATGACCGCCTTCCGCCGCGACGTCGCCGAACGCCTCAAGCACCCCGCCTCATGGAGTGCCGGCTCCTCGAACACCACCAAGCCGCCCGCCCAGCAGGAGGAGGACCCCATGGCCGGCTTCAGCAAGAAGGACATCTACAACGCCGTCTGGGAGACCGACGCCGTGGCCGCTCCGGCGGACGCGCCGGACATCAAGACGAACAAGACGTGGCAGCCGCAGTCCTACTTGCGGTCCATCTACAACTCCGTCGTCGGACTGCCCAAGGTACTCGACGCGCTCCGTAAGGACGTCGCCGCCCTGCGCGCCGACGTCGCCAACCTCAAGAAGGAGTCCTGA
- a CDS encoding putative phage holin encodes MDCAQLANLAASSLVALCSLVFGIVYHRFAPWRSTAVGRHIMTFTLAIGALGAYTVAITVWDYGAPAMVFRTVRTLLLLVIACLVMQRISMVVRAQHRGTLHDAVQDRSGPAPD; translated from the coding sequence ATGGACTGCGCGCAGCTCGCCAACCTTGCAGCCTCGAGCCTGGTCGCCCTGTGCAGCCTTGTATTCGGGATCGTCTACCACCGGTTCGCGCCGTGGCGGTCGACGGCGGTGGGCCGGCACATCATGACGTTCACGCTGGCGATCGGCGCCCTGGGGGCGTACACGGTCGCGATCACGGTGTGGGATTACGGGGCGCCGGCGATGGTGTTCCGTACGGTCCGCACGCTGCTTCTGCTGGTCATCGCATGTCTGGTGATGCAGCGGATCAGCATGGTGGTCCGGGCTCAGCACCGGGGGACGTTGCACGACGCGGTGCAGGACCGGTCTGGGCCGGCACCTGACTGA
- a CDS encoding DUF7620 family protein — translation MRWISRLLRRRPEPAPQRPDQAAKTHGQREAEKALSRAQKARRTVEAHRPLVDRVAARLASEREQNHFAELFRNAFEGGPR, via the coding sequence ATGCGATGGATCAGTCGGTTGCTGCGCCGCCGTCCTGAGCCCGCCCCGCAGCGCCCGGACCAGGCCGCCAAAACTCACGGGCAGCGGGAAGCCGAGAAGGCCCTGTCCCGCGCCCAGAAGGCCCGCCGGACGGTGGAAGCGCACCGCCCGCTCGTTGACCGCGTCGCCGCCCGCCTCGCCAGCGAGCGGGAACAGAACCACTTCGCGGAACTCTTCCGCAACGCCTTCGAGGGAGGCCCCCGCTAA
- the thyX gene encoding FAD-dependent thymidylate synthase produces MPETLAPVFRSDVTVQLVKATASDNDVLSAARVSTLGERSLAELDKDPAKSKGLINYLMRDRHGSPWEHTSMTFLVSAPIFVFREFMRHRAGWSYNESSGRYRELEPVFYIPGPERRLVQEGKPGHYQFVAGSEEQYKLVDSVMEESYRQAYAAYQRMLAAGVAREVARAVLPVGLFSSAYATCNARSLMHFLGLRTTHPDAATPSFPQREIEMVAEQMEAAWAELMPLTHAAFNANGRIAP; encoded by the coding sequence GTGCCCGAGACCCTTGCGCCCGTGTTCCGCAGCGACGTCACCGTGCAGCTGGTCAAAGCGACAGCCTCCGACAACGACGTGCTGTCCGCCGCCCGCGTCTCCACCCTCGGAGAACGGTCCCTCGCCGAGCTGGACAAGGACCCGGCGAAGTCGAAGGGCCTGATCAACTACCTCATGCGGGACCGGCACGGCTCACCCTGGGAGCACACGTCGATGACGTTCCTGGTCAGTGCCCCGATCTTCGTGTTCCGCGAGTTCATGAGGCACCGCGCCGGCTGGAGCTACAACGAATCCTCCGGGCGTTACCGGGAGCTGGAGCCGGTGTTCTACATCCCCGGCCCGGAGCGGCGCCTGGTGCAGGAGGGCAAGCCCGGCCACTACCAGTTCGTCGCCGGGAGCGAGGAGCAGTACAAGCTGGTGGACTCCGTCATGGAGGAGTCGTACCGGCAGGCGTATGCCGCCTATCAGCGGATGCTCGCCGCGGGTGTCGCGCGGGAGGTGGCGCGGGCGGTGCTGCCCGTGGGTCTGTTCTCGTCGGCGTACGCGACGTGCAACGCGCGGTCGCTGATGCACTTCCTCGGGCTGCGCACCACCCACCCCGACGCCGCCACCCCGAGCTTCCCTCAGCGGGAGATCGAGATGGTCGCGGAGCAGATGGAGGCGGCGTGGGCGGAGCTGATGCCCCTCACCCACGCCGCGTTCAATGCCAACGGCCGCATCGCCCCCTGA
- a CDS encoding tyrosine-type recombinase/integrase — MSTEIDHRSGNTVNRAVEQQLLHLRDILGQVAPRDPRTRRLGPRRWRLELLAEVCAPETFRHVVSWLSSTLVTSVGSKQAYADDIRHWARYLIVEEGHANFTLEDVGPFVVRGYRQHEEARQSSPRTIRRRMDVLSSLFHYTMWANPHLGLMNPVTKFDKPRVDPRDDTTATPILEVEEFQALLDQATTPRQMWVPALIYTLAGRVSECCTAGLHNIKHEGDQRKLDLRRKGGKGRVFVLPSKLCDLMDLAVGDRASGALLLDDNDLPLDRHGVDRLLNRLGRQAGVLPGRDVTPHVLRASKLTHMHDEGVLLEEIQEYADHAHIETTLRYIRRRGGEALKAKHAAAAVKVYDHLIDKFV, encoded by the coding sequence ATGAGCACCGAGATCGACCACAGATCCGGCAACACCGTCAACCGGGCCGTCGAACAACAGCTCCTCCACCTCCGCGACATCCTCGGCCAGGTCGCCCCCCGCGATCCCCGCACCCGACGTCTCGGCCCTCGCCGCTGGCGCCTCGAACTCCTCGCAGAGGTCTGCGCCCCCGAAACGTTTCGGCACGTCGTCAGCTGGCTGTCCTCCACCCTCGTCACCAGCGTCGGCTCCAAGCAGGCCTACGCCGACGACATCCGCCACTGGGCCCGGTATCTCATCGTCGAAGAAGGCCACGCCAACTTCACCCTCGAGGACGTCGGCCCGTTCGTCGTCCGCGGCTACCGTCAGCACGAGGAAGCCCGACAGAGCAGCCCGCGGACCATCCGCCGCCGCATGGACGTCCTGTCGTCTCTCTTCCACTACACGATGTGGGCCAACCCGCACCTTGGGCTGATGAACCCGGTCACGAAGTTCGACAAGCCCCGCGTCGATCCCCGGGACGACACCACCGCCACGCCCATCCTCGAAGTCGAAGAGTTCCAGGCGCTCTTGGACCAAGCGACCACGCCCCGGCAGATGTGGGTGCCCGCTCTCATCTACACCCTCGCCGGCCGCGTCTCCGAGTGCTGCACCGCAGGCCTGCACAACATCAAGCACGAAGGGGACCAGCGAAAGCTCGACCTGCGCCGCAAGGGCGGTAAGGGCCGCGTGTTCGTGCTGCCGTCCAAGCTGTGCGACCTCATGGACCTGGCCGTCGGCGATCGAGCTAGCGGTGCGCTGCTCCTGGACGACAACGACCTACCCCTTGACCGGCACGGTGTCGACCGGCTCCTCAACCGGCTCGGCCGCCAGGCAGGCGTTCTCCCTGGCCGCGACGTGACTCCGCACGTCCTCCGCGCCTCCAAGCTCACCCACATGCACGACGAGGGCGTACTCCTCGAGGAGATCCAGGAGTACGCCGATCACGCCCACATCGAGACGACCCTGCGGTACATCCGCCGGCGCGGCGGGGAGGCCCTGAAGGCGAAGCACGCGGCGGCCGCGGTGAAGGTCTACGACCACCTGATCGACAAGTTCGTCTAG